The DNA region TGTAGGCGACTTTGGCCGTGCGTCTTCCCGTAGTTAACTTAGTATAATGACCGTCCACCCATAGGCGACTTTGGTCATACGTCCACCTTGAGAGGTGATATTCAATTTAAGAAGTGAGGGCCACCTTGAGAAGCGGGGTTCACCTTGAAAGGTGatgttcaccttgggaggtgatATTTTGAGCCGATGCATTGTATAAATAATCCTCGTCTGTTGCCCACCATGAACATTGAAGACCAAAGATTGATGGTAGGACCAACTAAGGAATTGGAAGATGACCCTTTGGACGACAACCACCCTACAAGAGACACTTGACGGGCAGCTGTCTATCCACGTTGGGCATAGCCACGTAGCACTCTCATGTATCAACTTGAACTCCTCTAGCTTATCCTATATTGTACCCCATAGGGACCTTAACTAGGAGGTAGTATGTTGAGGTTGTAGCTCTTAATGTGTGGAGGGTTGGTCTTTCGTCTTGCTGGGTTGCTCTAGTTCTTGCGGATGTTGTATCCCAGGTCCATTTCTAACAAATTACTGCAACTTCCCTTGACCTACAAGGATCTCTATTTGTTGTTTTAGATCATAACACTCCTTCATGTCATGTCCATGATCATGGTGGTAATGTCATCATTTGTGTTTTGATCGCTTGCCTTCTCTTTGGACAATTGTTCGTCGTCCTACAGTACCGTAGTCATCAATCCTACTCTTCTATTTGCTCTTCCCTTTTGTAATATTTCAAAGGGATGGGTAGTGATTATGACCACTTCTACATTGATCATGCAATAAGACTTGATGTTCTTGAAGCTGTTTAATTTGCACTTCCAACGCTTGGTTTTGTAACATAAGGGCTTTATTTTGTTGAGTAAGTTGCAACCGCAGCCGAGAGTGTCTGCAGTTGCCATTCTACAGCAGTGGGGGGGATTTCTAGTTTCTTGCTTGACTGATGCCATCGATCGAGTTTGGACCGTACGACCTTTTGTCATAGGGATAAAGCAATGGCTGATTACTCATagcttcccacagacggcgccaactgatgatgtcgaaaatcgtcagtaagccaTACGGTCCTCACGAGCCTTTGACTagaacctgcacaacacaaaagctgaagaccttaagaggtgtaccggtgtggtaccggccaaataccctccgacggtcaagttagagaaatctcttgttCGCAACTCTAGAATACCAGAGCTAGGGTGAATCATGCATACCTtactttgtgagggttttggggtatttatagtagcgtagggcCAAAATTCATGCCTTggtcaagaagttctttccttctaggagagtaactcgTGGATTTTGAgtatctcttagagttcttttccttataggagtcttcttaatTAGGGTTAGGCGTGTAGCACAAGAACTCTCCTTATATACGTATGGGTGGAGATCAAGTAAAGTTATGGATGGAGGTTTAATTAACCTCTTCAGCTTATTCCCGTCAGCCTACAGCATCGTCCCTTTTCAGGGTCGTCAGCTCATAATTAAAGTCGTCAGCTCTGTTATGAAGCTATAGACTTCGAGATGCAGTCCCTTGCGACAAGCAAGCCTAACGACATCATTGGGCTCGACGCCAGACTCATCGGAGATTCATGTATTCCCTTCAGCTTACTAGCTTCAGCTTGCTGTCATCAGCTTACTACCTTCAGCTTACTACCTTTAGCTTACTGTCGTCACCTTAATCTCTTCAGCTTACTGTCGTCACCTTACTATCTTCAGCTTACTCGCTTCAGCTTACTAGCTTGAGCTTACTGCCTTAAGCTTACTGCCGTCAGCTTACTGTCTTCGGCTTACGTCGTCACCTTACTATCTTGACTTACTACCTTGACTTACTACCTTCGAGACTGTCGTCGGCTTGCGTCTTCGGCTTCTTGCCTTGACTTCCTGTCTTCGGCTTGCGCCTTCGGCTTGCGTCTTCGGCTTATGTCTTCGACTTCTGTCGTCGGCTTGTCTTCGGCTTCTTGCCTTCGGCCTGTCTTGACTTCTTGCATCTTCGGCTTACTGTCTTCGGCTTACTGTCTTCGGCTTACTGCCTTCGGCTTCTTGTCTTCGACTTCTTGTCTTCGGCTTCTTGCCTTGACTTCTTGTCTTGACTTACTACCTTCGGCTTACTACCTTCGGCTTCTTGTCGTCGGCTTCTGTCTTCGGCTTGCCTTGACTTGTCTTGACTTACGTGCCCAAGATGCAGCTGTCAGGCATGAGGTGAAGCTGTAGACTTTGCAAGAAGGTGGTTTCATGAGTGAAGCTGACGACCTTATTATATCCATCGCTCTTTGTTTCGTCATGggctaattacaaaattatccttatcacACAAGATGTCTTTCCCTACGGATAATGTTTTATGCAATTAAtgttcagccaaaaaaaaaacgtattATGCAACTAATGCTCCATTTGGTCCAACGgaaagtttatatattttacagtaaaatatttggtcaaaagtaaaatatatataatcaactAAAACAACCAAGGTAAATTTGGCAACCCAACCCAACGTATCAACTCCCAAAAACTGACCTAACTCATTATGATGAGTTATTTTTGGTCAATTGATAGATTGAGTGCATACCCTACATGAGAAAGAAAATACATCATATTTTTGTAACATGAGTCCTCCCCCTTATGTCACACATCCTCTTACACGAGATATCTATCCATCTCATGCTCCTCGAGAGATAAATGAGACTAGGCCCTCTAAATTACTAACAAGACCTATTTAACAAAGAGTACAAAAAACCCAAGATAATCCAGGAGGCGGGCGTTCACATTAGCTGTATGGTAACCAGCTTCGTatctttctttcaattgttggCTTGTTACTGAGACTTTTCTTCTTGGATTTTTCCTTCTAATTCTAGAGGATAGCCACGTGGATCACTTTTCCTTGCATTATTTACCATCACAATCacaaatatacacacacatgtgtgtatctatactactatttaagaggcttCCTCTGTTTGGACcggtttatttttttgtttcaaaatacccttacacccttaggtttaagtagagacaaaactaaaagatagtttggtaaaaatatatgtctaacttgcactaaaatattgcctacaaattaggaacactcttccactaaccacttcttcaaagcaactacacgtttattgtttttttttttttaaatagaaaaataagttaaacaccctacgtttatccaaaaacaaatctaaatatgtattaaaaaaaaactaaaggacaatctggattttttttgttctaaaatacccttacatttctatgtttaagtagagaaaaactaaaggacaattcggtaaaaatacaaccttaacttccactaaaatattgcctaaaaaatagagtcactttcctattgattttcaaatttatttatccacttataaattagattttcaaaataaaaattatatataataaacatagatttttttttgctactaccactaaaaaaaataaaaaaaaagcctcatctcaCGCgtgaagcgcgtgtgatgaggctagtatatatataaacaatcaCAAATATTCTAAGTCTGTTACTACAACCATTTTCATAAACTTTGCCATAATTTGCGCATGTGACAATTTGTAAGTAGTGGAATTGTAAACTCACATAgatccactattttttttcaccACTTACAACTCTTACATAAAtgaattgtaacaaaaattgtGGTAATTGTTATGGTAGTAAACTTACTCTAACAAATATGGCCAGTGATCGACTTACCTTCGTAACAAGGAGTTCCATCTTAATTGTTTGTTTATGAGCGATAATTAATTATCCCCACATAATTGTCACCCTCGGTCCATAGTAATTGTAGCTGTTGTTTGCTACTGAAACACCCATGGccaaaatatcattttggtTCATATATTTAGGTGttttgtcaatttagttctTATATTTTGGTAATAGTTAATTTGATTTCTGTTACTTTCAACGTACAGTCAATTTGGTTTGGTCTCTATTATCAACTTATGACACGTTTGGTATATTGAATAAGAATTACAacaagaattgtaatctttattactgataataaaatatattgtaatagGACAACTAAACTTATTCATAAATTTGATTAAcgttagaataaaatttaagatttattttaggagaTATCTTACTCATAATATTATATTTCcttttaaacataatttttataaatttaagagagggagatgagttattttttatgattttttaattttataattgttacgtatatataaaaagtttgtttatttgaaaatatattaattttagaaattattgcaCCTATTAAGGAATAACTATCACAACTCTTTAGAGAGAAATAGTcattcctcattttgaagaataactAAACATGTCCTTAAGCCTCAAGTGTGTCAATTGTGCAATTGTGCAATCTTTTTGACTTATAGACATTTTCCATTAGTAAGTTGACGATATATACCAAAAATTTAATGTTGCCAGGGAAAGAAAATTAACGGTAACCCTAAATATGGagataaaaaaagatatattgGCCAAAACATTCTCAATGTCtataaatccaataaaaaatttccagtttgtgaacaAAAAGAGGTCAATTCAATTTAGAGAATGTGTAATGGCCTCTCCCTTTCACAGATTGTAGCACAAATGCCCCAGATGCCGCCATGATGATGGACCGCATACTCAGAATGCTGGCCAGCCACTCTGTTCTTGGTTGCTCTATAATTGCTAATGAGTTTGGTTCTTTCTAGAGACTCTACACTCTTTCTTCTGTGTCTAAACACTTTGTGCGCAATGAAGATGGTGTGTCATTGCCCCCATGATTGCCTCGCTTCATGACAAGGTTTTCTTTGTGTtgcctttctttccttttttatttaccttGCTCATTACATGACAACTTTGGCACTGCCTGCAAGTGAATTTGTAATGAAATGCTAGTCGAGTACTACTCTAGTGGTCCATCACGTTTAGTAACTTCTAACGTGCATGAGTGGTATGTAAAGACATtacaagaaatctgggtttaggcagcttttttttttttagcgacATTTTTGAATCTGCCGATATAAGTGGTATATTGTGACGTTTCTAATTAGCGCCACTAAAGCATGTGCCTTTTGCGACGTTTTTTAATAAACGTCGCTATAACCCAAAACAATAGTGGCCTTTATTAAAATGTCACAAAAAGTACAATTTCAATGGCATTTATTTGGCTTATGGTGATGTTTTCTTAAAATGCTTCTGTAGTTATTAACAAAACTCTACATAGCTTTGTCgcccaaaataaaaactctaTAGCAACGTTTCCcctattttttcatttcccactTATTTTTTCCTacgctcttttttttcttttctaagtcCATTCGTGTACCCACTTCTCTGTCTCCCTCATATCTCCTGATTCTCCTCTTCTCACTCTCCCCTCACGCCGCCGCCACCCTCCACCCAAGCCTAGccaccacccaccaccacccTCAAAGCCACCACAGCCGTCGTCGACCTCCACCGATCATCATCACTATCTTGAAACCATTCCTCCCAAAACGCACCGTTTTGTCCTCAAAGCTGCCAAGTCAACTCAACCCATCTTGCTCTCTCCTCCACCACTTTTGCCAATAAAGGTTCCTTTCCCACTTTGCTCCTCGTGTTTGATGCTTCATTTACTCTTCCAAAGcttcattttctcttatttgttTTGTGGGTAATAGTGTTGTTCATCATCTATATTGTGTTTGTGGGTAATAGTACCTTTGagattttgtgtttggtttctgAAATACATACTAGAGTAATGTAATGTGAAGGCAACTAGTTAGTTAGTAACTAGTGGGTAATAGTACCTTTGAGATTTTGTGTTTAGCTAATACATCGGTAGGAAGTTATGAACAGATctagaagaagtaaaaaaagaaaaagaaaaattaaaggaacATTTGTGTATAGTgatgttttttgggttttagtgACGTTTTACAAGCATCGCTTAAACCCAAATTTCCTGtggtgagaatttttttttattattaaaaaaatgaagaattaatATACTACAGTTAACCCAAATTTATTCAGCTAATACCTCCAATAAATTAATTCGCATGCTGCTAAAACGTTTAATAAATGAGATATGGTATCTATCATGAATTTGTTCACAGGTCCCAACTAAAAGACTCAATTCTTGTGGGAGGAATTCTGTTCAACAGGGTCTATGGCATGCATGTCTTTGAGTATCTCTCTTTGGACTCCAGGTTCAATCAGATTTTTAAAATGGCGATGCTCAACTACACTGATATTGTTATTAAGCATATTGTTGAGTCTTACAAAGGCTTTGAGCAACTCAGGCAACTTGTTGATGTTGGTGGTAGCCTAGGAGTTACTCTAAACTTCATCACTTCCAAATACCCCCACATCAAAGGTATTAGTTTCAACTTGCGTCATGTTATACAACATGCCTAGCCTTATCTCAGTACTATTTAAACTCATAAGTCTCCTTTTTTCATAATGTTGTTGTGTCAAGGCATTTTCTTATTTCACTAGTTTGAAATTTGAGGAATATACAATTTTCATAGAAAAATAATGCTAATAACACAATTTTAAGGACCTGGATTGCCTAGGGTTTATAAATACACAATTTGTGTAGATAAAAGAGGTGTAAAGTGGAACATGTGGGAGGAGATATGTTCGAAAGCGTTCCTAAAGGGGACAACATTTTTATGAAAGtaagttttagatttaatttGTAGGTATTTTGTTTTGATCAACCTAAAGCCATGGTTTTAAATCCAAACTAGTTGCAGACCCGTGCGTTACGCTCTATCTTataaattattgttattgttgttgttgttgttggtggtggtgttgttgttgttgttgttgttgttttactATTATCTATGTAATTTATGTAAAATTCTTATATGgtaaaattatccaaatcatattatgtaatagaataatattatattctttataatgTAATAGGATATCATTTAACAAGCAgggagaacaaaaaagaaaaaagaaaagagggtaAACTACAAACTTAGTCCCTATCTTTTACATcatatgtcaatttggtccataactTTTCAATAGTGGCAATTTGGTTTCTAATCTTTTCAATGTGGTGCCAATTTAGTTCCTGCCGTTATCCTTGGGATGAAAAAACTAATGTGTCAAAacaagttaataaaaaaatatttttcgtaCCATATCAAATGccaacatcaattttttttaatcaaaattaaaatgttgacatgTGAGTCTATCATCCCTAAACTCCCTCAACATTTCCAACCATTCTACATAAATTACAACGTTGGATCCAAACTAATGGTCATTAACGTTCAAGTAACAATATGTATTacatcattaaaataaattttaaaaaataaaataaaaaactttacatcAGCCCACCACCTAAAATCATCTTATGCTAAGGATATCAAAATCATCACAACCAATCCCTATTTCACTCTTTTGTTGCCACGAAAAAacccaaacaacaacaacaacaatcaaatcaaaataacaACATCCACTCTTCTAATCCAAATGCAAAAGCccataaaaaaatcaatgtgaGTGAACAAACACAGCACAAGAcagaaaacccaaaattttctttccttttcctggattttctcaacaaccaaacaaacccataaGCATCATAAGAATCAATGGAAAAAAAAGGATTATAGAGAGATGGGTTCTAGGAAGACCAACACAAGtgaggtttttggatttggatctTTGCAGAGACGATTAGTAGAGACGTCCCTTGCATGACTGTCCTTTggattctttgttgttgtttttcttcttaGGTTTAGGGTTCTAATTTTGGAATCCTTCTTCTGTGTCTTCTTTGTCCTCTTGCATTATTTactactctttttattttgaaatttaatggAAAAGATGTAAAGAAATGgaaggaacttttttttttttttacaaactttctattcttttatgataatttcactttatttcattctatttcgttatgaactcttaattctcAAACGAAGCCttaaatacttaaaaataagCTCCATTACTTATCTTGATTgatgctaaaaattaaaatttaaactctttaatttttttcccccataTTTTCTCTCCCCATTTTCTCAACTCACAGAGTCACACTCCACGTACACATCCTCACCAATTTTTCCCGGTGATTTGAAAAAAGTCATATACCTTGTTGTTTAAGGATACTCAAATGATAATGAGATCTTTAACAGCCTTTTAGACTTTTTCTGACACAAAATATTAGGTCTTTTTTCtcacaaaaagcaaaaaaaaaaaaaaaccaatggaCAAGAAGCACAAACAGCATAAGCCAAACCAAAAGCAAGCACAAATGGCATCTTCACCTTCAAGACAAACCCCAACAACAACCATGGCCAACCAAGActacaaaaagaaagaacaagaagaagaagcattcTCTCAGGCCATGGAACTGGTGTACGGGTCAGTCCTATCCATGACCATACACGCAGCCATGGAGCTTGGTGTCTTTGACATCTTGGGAAATGCAGGTCCAGATGCTACTCTCTCCAATGAGCAGATCGTGACCCAAATGCCCACTACAAATCCAGACGCGCCGGCCATGATTGACCGCATCTGTAGCCTACTGGTTCAACAAGGCGTGCTTGGTGTTTCTGTGGGTGATCATGTTAGAAAGCTTCCTTTTCGCAGAAACTATTGCCTGAGTAGCGTGTCCAAGTACTTTGCGCGTTGTAACCAAGATAGGATTTCCTTGGCACCATTGATGACCTTGCTTCATGACTAGGGtggacttcttttttttatatagcttGTTGATTTACCAATTATTTATGTTACTTTTGTCACCCAAATCTTTCTTTAATCGACCCCACTGCTggtcattcttttttttttttttttagaatcaacaTCAATCACTTTTATTAAGAAGTTGTAGAATCTAAAACAACAAGCTGCTCTATGTCAAATGGAACATGTTCCATCCACactaataaaggaaaagaaacaatagCTCTCTTAGCCAAAGCATGGGCTATACAATTACCCTGCCGCCTAGTATGAGAGGAAAAATAGGTTCTAAGCAAACCCACAATAGACAAAGTGTCTTTAATAATCTGACCAATAGACGGGTGGCCCCAATCCACTTTCCACAATGCCCGGCACACCACCTTTGAGTCCCCCTCAAATTCAGacaaagaaatacccaattcaACAGTAAATTTCACAGCCCTTCTTGCAGCTAAGGCTTCTAACATCTCCACTGATCCCGGGTAAGTGATTTTTTCAGCAAAGGCCACAATTACCTCCCCCTTAGCATCTCAAACTACAACTCCAATACCTGCCTCCCCCAACTCACTGAACACAGCCCCATCATAATTTGTTTTGTACAACTCACCCAAAGGAGGTCTCCATTTCACACTGCCCCTGGAAGGTTTTGGTGTGGTCATCGGAAGCTTCGACTAAAATTTCGAGAGATGTAATTTTGCCGCTTGAAATATTTTGTCAGACGCCAACCCCTTCTCATTCAGTCTCAGCTGGTTTCGGTGATTCCAAATAAACCAAGCCACAACTGCAAGCAGCTCGAGATTGCCTGTTCGCTGCCCAACCAAGTCAACTAGCTCCTGCACATCTTGGATTAGAGGGTGCTTTGTTCTGATCCAGTTGAAACAGGGGTTCCAAATATGGTGAAGCAACTCACAACTCCAAATGGCATGAAATGTATTTTCCTGTGCCGAGAGGCAAGCACTGCATTTGGCATCATCTAGTATCTTCCTCCTCTTCAAATTTTCCTTAGTTGGCAAAGCATTTGAACAGGCTCGCCAAAGgaataatttgattttatttagaaTGCATAGTTTCCAGATACATCTCCAAAAAATATCCTGCTTCAAACTATCCGAACTTGATGCATCACTAGCATTTTCTTCCTCACAAAGAAGCTTGTAACCTGTTTTGACTGAGTACTCACCACTATTACAAGCCGGCCATATTAAACAATCATTCTGGACTGTCTAGCACAATGGGATGGCGTTTATACGGTTAGCCTCGAAACTCAAGAAATGTTGTTGTAACATGTTCTGATTCCAGGTCCTTGTGTCTGGGTTGATGAGAGCAGCAACTTGGGCACCTTCCAATGCATGCACATGTAAAGATACCACTTTGGCAGAACCCCTCCCAGGCAGCcaattttcattataaatatttatgctTTTACCATCTCCTATCCTCCATCTCATACCCATCGAAATCACCTTCCTGGCTTTGAGGATACTTTGCCAGCCATATGACCCTCCCGCTACTTGAGCTTCAAAAATCGACCCCCTTGGAAAATATTTGGCTTTGAAAACCCGGGAAAATAGGGAATTTTGGTCCCTTAGAAGTCTTCAAACATGTTTTGCCAACATTGCATTATTAAATTTTCCCAAGTCTTTGAAACCCATCCCACCTTCGGACTTAGGCTTGCATAGAACCTCCCATTTTTTCCAGTGAATTTTCCTTTGCTCCCCCTTTTGGCCCCAAAAGAATTTCCGAATTAACGCTTTAATTTCATCACAAAGGCCCCCAGGTAATTTGAAACAACTCATTACAAAAGTGGGAATTGCTTGCACCACCACTTTGAGCAAAATCTCTCTACCCGCTTGGGACAAAAGCTTCTCTTTCCACCCTTGGAGTTTGCTCCAtactctttcttttatatagttgaggccttctttctttttccttcccACCACTGCTAGTAAGCCAAGgtatttttcatattcttttacCTCAGGTACCTCCAAATAATTGGAAATTTGGGTCTTGGAGTCTTCTCTTACAACTTTACTGAAGAAAATGGTTGTCTTCTCCTGGTTTAGCTTTTGACCTGATGCTTTCTCATACAATGATAGAATATTTTGAATAACCTGTAAGTCTGACAAGGTGGCTCTGCAAAATAACAGGCTATcatcttcaaaaaataaatgtgagatTTTTGGCCCCCTCTTATATAAAGAAAAGCCCCTTATACAATCATCAGCAGCTGCCTATTGAAGCATCCTATTCAACCCCTTTGAACATAACAGAAAAAGATATGGAGACAAAGGGTCCCCCTGCCTTAGACCTCTCGAAGGTCTAATATCTCCCCTTGGTTCTCTATTCACCAAAATTGAGTATGACACAATGCTAATACACTCCAATAGAAGAGACACCCACTTCTCACAAAAGCCCAATTTCTCCATAATTCTCACCAAATAAATCTACTCCACCCGGTCATATGCCTTACTCATGTCTAACTTCATAGCCATAAAACCCCCCTTCTTCGATTTTTGGTTCTTCATGTGATGCAAAGTCTCAAAGGCGACCAGAATATTATCAGTAATTGATTTACTAGACTGAAACACACTTTGAGATTCAGAAATAACACAAGGTAAAAATTTTTTGAGTCTATTTGCTAGAACCTTAGAAATCAGCTTATAAAGAATGTTACATAGAGCTATAGGGCAGTAATCTGAAACTCTTACCGGGCTTTTGACCTTTGGGATGAGGGTGATAAAAGTCTGGTTTATTGATGGTGGTATTAATCCCATGTTAAGACAAGTGAGAACAGCCTCTGCCACTTCATCCCCAATGGTCAACCAGAAGTGCTGGAAAAATAATGGAGGCATCCCGTCTGGTCCAGGTGCTTTTAAAGGGTCCATCTGTTTTAAGGCAAAGTCCACTTCTGCTCTCTCAAAAGGTGCCACAAGAGCTTGGTTCATCTCCTCCATTACCACCATAGGTGTAGCTTCTAAGGCTTCCTCAATCTGATCTGGTGAGGAAGAAGCAAatagattttgatagaaatcaACCAAAATATTTGCTATGCCATTTTCATCCACACACCTTTCTCCCCTCGAATTCTCCAAGGCCTCAATCCTGTTTCTCCTGAACCTGTGAGTGGCTCTACTATGGAAATAGCGAGTGTTACTATCACCTTCATGCAACCACAAAGCTCGAGATTGCTGTTTccacattttttcttctttagataAAAGatcatttattactttttttagcCTAAGCACCCTGTTCATAGACCTACCCGTTATTGCAGCCTCCTCCGCCTTCCGTAgtagttcttttttttccttcagtaAGCGGGTAATATTCCCAATTGCCACCCTACTCCACCACTTAAGTTTTGCTTGGCATT from Castanea sativa cultivar Marrone di Chiusa Pesio chromosome 6, ASM4071231v1 includes:
- the LOC142640263 gene encoding uncharacterized protein LOC142640263, which codes for MGMRWRIGDGKSINIYNENWLPGRGSAKVVSLHVHALEGAQVAALINPDTRTWNQNMLQQHFLSFEANRYKLLCEEENASDASSSDSLKQDIFWRCIWKLCILNKIKLFLWRACSNALPTKENLKRRKILDDAKCSACLSAQENTFHAIWSCELLHHIWNPCFNWIRTKHPLIQDVQELVDLVGQRTGNLELLAVVAWFIWNHRNQLRLNEKGLASDKIFQAAKLHLSKF
- the LOC142640262 gene encoding caffeic acid 3-O-methyltransferase-like yields the protein MDKKHKQHKPNQKQAQMASSPSRQTPTTTMANQDYKKKEQEEEAFSQAMELVYGSVLSMTIHAAMELGVFDILGNAGPDATLSNEQIVTQMPTTNPDAPAMIDRICSLLVQQGVLGVSVGDHVRKLPFRRNYCLSSVSKYFARCNQDRISLAPLMTLLHD